GCAGGAAACCTGAGTGCCGACAAGATTTCCGAACGGTTCTCGATGATGCCTCCGTGGATGCGGTCGTGATCGCCACGCCCGATCACTGGCATGTACCCGCTGCAATCATGGCTTGTCAAGCTGGTAAGGATGTCTATGTTGAAAAACCGCTATCGCATAACTGCTGGGAGGGACGCCAGACGGTCGAGGCTGCTAGAAGAAACAATCGCATTGTTCAGGTTGGCACGCAAAATCGCAGCGCGCCCTACAACATGGCTGCCAAGAAGTACATTGAAGATGGGAAGCTCGGTACGATTCACCTTTGCCGAGTTTTCAATCAGAAAGAATGGGCCAATTTCCCTGCTGTGCCGGACTCCGCTCCGCCACAAGGGCTCGATTGGGAGATGTGGAATGGCCCGGCGCCCGAGCACCAATACAATGCCGCCATTCACAAGAACTGGCATCACTTTTGGAACTACTCGGGTGGCGACATCGTCAATGACGGCATTCACCAACTCGATTTGGCACGCTGGTTGTGCGGTGTTGAATACCCCAAGAGTGTCTATTCAACCGGCGCGCGGTTTGACAAAGAAGGCGCAGCGGAAACACCCGACAATCAAGTGGCCACGTTCGAATTCGACAAGCTGTTGATGACGTTTACGCTGACACTCGACACACCGTACATGCTCAAGAGTGATCCTGAGCTCCGCGACAACGACATCTTTCCCCATTGGCCGCAAAACGCAACTCGAATCGAGATCTACGGTTCAGAGGGCGTGATGTTTGTGGGACGTATGGGTGGCGGTTGGCAAGTGTTCGAGCGAACCAAGGGGCGCCAACCTGTGGTCACCGAGCAGATGTATGGTCGCTTTCCCGACCCCAATCATCAAGAAAACTTCGTCGATTGCATCCGCAGCCGAGAGCTGCCCAATGCGGATGTCGAGAAGGGTCACCGCAGTGCTCTGCTCGGTCATCTGGCGAACATCAGCTATCGTTTGGGCGGGCGGAAACTCGTCTTTGACGGGCAGTCAGAACAGATTGTTGATGATTCAGAAGCAATGAAGTTTTACACGCGTGAAAGCTATCGTGCGCCTTATGGGGTCAAGGCATGATGACGTAACGTTTTTTTTCGGGTTCCGTGTCATGCTGTTTCCCCAGCACGAAGATGATGCTTTCAGTCCTTACTTCGGCTCACGGCGAAGAAAAGTTGATTGCCGCATGCAGCATGAGACGGACGAATTCTACTATGACGCTAGAAACAACGGGCGATCTGAGGAGGATCCGCGACCATGACACCACTGAGAAACAAAGTTCCCTCAAAATTGATTCTGCTAACTTTGGGGTTTGTGTTGCTGGCCGCAACGTCTAACCAACTGGCCGCCGATCCACCACGATTGCAAGTCCATGACAACGACCGTTTCCTGGTGACCGAGGATGGAACGCCGTTCTTCTGGGTCGGGGACACAACGTGGTCGATGGTTCGCCAATCGGTTCGGGAAGCAACGGATGATCAGCCAGAGGTCGAGCTGTATTTCAAGAAACGAAAAGAGCAGGGATTCAACGTGGTTCAGACCAGCCTGTTAACCATTCCCGTTCGCGGAAAGATAGACGCCCCGAACGTCTACGGGCATCTGCCGTTTATCGACGGAGATTTTTCAAGACCACGCGTGATTCCTGGGCCAGCGAACGATTATTGGGACCACGTCGACGATCTGGTCGATTTGGCGGCGAAGTACGACATGTACATGGCGGTGGTCGTTGCGTGGAGTACCAGTCTGGAAACGGATGAGCATCCGCTGGTTGCCGATCCAGACGTCGCGTACGCCTATGGACATTTTTTAGGTGATCGCTATCGAGAGCGAACGCATCTGATCTGGTTGCTCGGCGGCGACGCCTTTGGTCAACCAGAACGTGCAACGTTACTGCCCGCGCGGCGTGAGATGACTCGCACAATTGCCGAAGGGATCGCCGATGGTGTTAACGGAGTTCACAACCAAGATAGCAAGGCCGATTGGTCCAGCACGATGATGACCTACCATCCGCCCGGTGGCGGAGTCTCTTCGTCACGGTATTTCCACGAGGAGCCGTGGTTGGATTTTAACATGATCCAATCCACGACTCGGTTCAGCTTCAGAAACTACGAAACGGTTGCCGCCGATTATGAGCGCGAGCCGCCCAAACCGACCTTTGATGCTGAGGTTGCTTACGAGTACTCGCTTTCACTCAACAAACGCGAGGTTCAAGAACACCCCAACAAAAGAATCAGCCCCTGGGATGTCCGACGCGCAGCCTATTGGAATGTCTTTGCCGGTGGCTGTGGACATACCTATGGCCATCGCAACTTGATCGGCTGGGTCTGCAAGGGCGACGGACCACTCAAGTATGGTGCCAATCAACCTTGGTTTGATTCATTGGATGCTGCTGGTGCCCAGCATTTGAAACATCTCTCGGC
This Novipirellula artificiosorum DNA region includes the following protein-coding sequences:
- a CDS encoding glycoside hydrolase family 140 protein translates to MTPLRNKVPSKLILLTLGFVLLAATSNQLAADPPRLQVHDNDRFLVTEDGTPFFWVGDTTWSMVRQSVREATDDQPEVELYFKKRKEQGFNVVQTSLLTIPVRGKIDAPNVYGHLPFIDGDFSRPRVIPGPANDYWDHVDDLVDLAAKYDMYMAVVVAWSTSLETDEHPLVADPDVAYAYGHFLGDRYRERTHLIWLLGGDAFGQPERATLLPARREMTRTIAEGIADGVNGVHNQDSKADWSSTMMTYHPPGGGVSSSRYFHEEPWLDFNMIQSTTRFSFRNYETVAADYEREPPKPTFDAEVAYEYSLSLNKREVQEHPNKRISPWDVRRAAYWNVFAGGCGHTYGHRNLIGWVCKGDGPLKYGANQPWFDSLDAAGAQHLKHLSALVKSRPMLLRIPDQSLIVAGQGDGNDHIQACRASDGSYAFVYLPTGIPVTIDLDKFSGEKLTAHWYNPRTGESSLIGTFPASGHQRFEPSEQDRGSDQGSDQGSDWVLILDDE
- a CDS encoding Gfo/Idh/MocA family protein: MTTINRRKLLQRSLVTTLSYGAGLTILANAKSARATPANEKITMAVIGCRGRGKQLMVGLASRADCQFKYLADVDSSLFEARGKTLADAQDGRKPECRQDFRTVLDDASVDAVVIATPDHWHVPAAIMACQAGKDVYVEKPLSHNCWEGRQTVEAARRNNRIVQVGTQNRSAPYNMAAKKYIEDGKLGTIHLCRVFNQKEWANFPAVPDSAPPQGLDWEMWNGPAPEHQYNAAIHKNWHHFWNYSGGDIVNDGIHQLDLARWLCGVEYPKSVYSTGARFDKEGAAETPDNQVATFEFDKLLMTFTLTLDTPYMLKSDPELRDNDIFPHWPQNATRIEIYGSEGVMFVGRMGGGWQVFERTKGRQPVVTEQMYGRFPDPNHQENFVDCIRSRELPNADVEKGHRSALLGHLANISYRLGGRKLVFDGQSEQIVDDSEAMKFYTRESYRAPYGVKA